From a single Lolium rigidum isolate FL_2022 chromosome 7, APGP_CSIRO_Lrig_0.1, whole genome shotgun sequence genomic region:
- the LOC124671542 gene encoding vicilin-like seed storage protein At2g18540, with translation MCRSFARELVGRGGRAYGIRRHESAALENSGSRSRSRSKSLEDEEERPRDRGHRGKSRRREEGSESSGEYSAERRKRRRKEKERRRRRRSRRSRSESSGSSESESESSYSGSSAESESEPDSEEDRRRRRRRRRKEKEEEERRRRRKDKEKRKRKEKEREREKGKKKKKEKKDLGKKTAVTNSWGKYGIIREVDMWNKRPEFTAWLLEVKQVNLEALSNWEEKQMFKEFMEDHNTATFPSKKYYDLDAYHRRMMEKEQKNGLKNASVVAVRTVFNDEEQRRLELLKERERRKEEEITALKCSMQTGMAQAMKQQSLLREEMMLQYKLGNFEAAAAIQKRLDPDAPPQ, from the exons ATGTGCCGATCCTTCGCCCGCGAGCTGGTAGGGCGGGGTGGTCGGGCTTACGGGATCCGCCGTCACGAATCGGCGGCGCTCGAGAACAGCGGCAG ccgcagccgcagccgcagcaaaTCCCtagaggacgaggaggagcgtcCGAGGGACAGGGGCCACCGTGGCAAGTCGAGGAGGCGTGAGGAGGGGAGTGAGAGCTCCGGCGAGTACTCGGCCGAGaggcggaagcggcggaggaaggagaaggagcggcggcggcggcggcggagcaggaggagCCGCAGCGAGAGCTCGGGCTCGTCGGAATCGGAGTCCGAGTCGTCGTACTCGGGTTCCAGCGCCGAGTCGGAGAGCGAGCCGGACTCGGAGGAGGACaggcggaggagaaggcggcggaggaggaaggagaaggaagaggaggagaggaggcggaggaggaaggacaaggagaagaggaagaggaaggagaaggagagggagagggagaagggtaagaagaagaagaaggagaagaaggattTGGGGAAGAAGACTGCGGTGACCAACTCGTGGGGCAAGTATGGCATCATCCGTGAGGTTGATATGTG GAACAAGCGACCAGAGTTCACTGCATGGTTGTTAGAAGtcaagcag GTTAATTTGGAGGCATTGTCTAATTGGGAAGAGAAACAGATGTTTAAGGA ATTCATGGAAGACCACAATACAGCCACATTTCCATCAAAAAA ATATTACGACTTAGATGCTTACCATCGCCGAATGATGGAGAAAGAGCAAAAGAATGGTTTAAAGAATGCTAGCGTGGTAGCAGTACGAACAGTATTTAATGATGAGGAACAACGACG GCTAGAACTGTTAAAAGAACGTGAACGTCGAAAGGAGGAAGAAATCACAGCTCTAAAGTGCTCAATGCAAACTGGAATG GCTCAAGCGATGAAGCAGCAGTCCCTTCTACGCGAGGAAATGATGTTACAGTACAAGTTGGGAAATTTTGAG GCTGCAGCTGCAATCCAGAAAAGGCTGGACCCTGATGCTCCCCCGCAATAG